A DNA window from Thermus tengchongensis contains the following coding sequences:
- the typA gene encoding translational GTPase TypA: MEIRNIAIIAHVDHGKTTLVDAMLRQAKALSKEEGERILDSGDLERERGITILAKNTAVVWDGVKVNIVDTPGHADFGGEVERALSLVDGVLLLVDAAEGPMPQTRFVLRKGLEAGLKPIVVLNKVDKKEARPDEVLNLTFDLMVELGATEEQLDFPYLYAIGREGRAWREAPKEDLSELFQTILEHIPSPRWEEGPFQLLVANLDHSPYLGRIAIGKVARGKVRKGESVAILKEDGVLSARVVAVYTHQGLERVEVEESLPGDIVAVAGVEGVGIGDTLAAKEAPEALPRLKVDEPTVALTLTANTSPFAGREGAHVTGQKLKERLMKELRTNVALQVEEVGPEVFELRGRGELHLAILLETMRREGYEFSVGQPRVLTKDGLEPYELLVVEVPQDRFGSVMEALGARRAEMVHMEVGERVRAEFVIPARALFGFRSLFLSLTGGEGLLSHTFHGYGPEAGPIPTRTTGSAVAMEAGVATAYSLNRLQERVQFFIEPGTEVYVGMIVGEHVRENDLDVNVTLAKKLTNVRAAGSDENIRLTPPRRLSLEEALAFLAEDELLEVTPKSLRLRKKVLDPSTRKRLVGR, from the coding sequence ATGGAGATCCGAAACATCGCCATCATTGCCCACGTGGACCACGGCAAGACCACGCTGGTGGACGCCATGCTCCGCCAGGCCAAGGCCCTTTCCAAAGAGGAAGGGGAGCGCATCCTGGACTCCGGCGACCTGGAGAGGGAGCGCGGCATCACCATCCTGGCCAAGAACACCGCGGTGGTCTGGGACGGGGTGAAGGTGAACATCGTGGACACCCCCGGCCATGCGGACTTCGGCGGGGAGGTGGAGCGGGCCCTCTCCCTGGTGGACGGGGTGCTCCTCCTGGTGGACGCCGCCGAGGGCCCCATGCCCCAGACCCGGTTCGTTCTGCGGAAGGGCCTAGAGGCTGGGCTCAAGCCCATCGTGGTCCTCAACAAGGTGGACAAGAAGGAGGCCCGCCCCGACGAGGTGCTGAACCTCACCTTTGACCTGATGGTGGAGCTGGGGGCCACGGAGGAGCAGCTGGACTTCCCCTACCTCTACGCCATCGGCCGGGAGGGCCGGGCCTGGCGGGAAGCGCCCAAAGAAGATCTCTCGGAGCTTTTCCAAACCATCCTCGAGCACATCCCCTCACCCAGGTGGGAGGAAGGGCCCTTCCAGCTTCTGGTGGCCAACCTGGACCACTCCCCCTACCTGGGGCGGATCGCCATCGGCAAGGTGGCCCGGGGGAAGGTGCGCAAGGGGGAAAGCGTGGCCATCTTGAAGGAGGACGGGGTCCTTTCCGCCAGGGTGGTAGCGGTCTATACCCACCAGGGCCTGGAGCGGGTGGAGGTGGAGGAAAGCCTTCCCGGGGATATCGTGGCCGTGGCCGGGGTGGAGGGCGTGGGAATCGGGGACACCCTGGCCGCCAAAGAAGCCCCTGAGGCCCTTCCCCGCCTTAAGGTGGACGAGCCCACCGTGGCCCTCACCCTTACGGCCAACACCTCCCCTTTCGCCGGGCGGGAGGGAGCGCACGTGACGGGCCAGAAGCTGAAGGAGCGCCTCATGAAGGAGCTTCGCACCAACGTGGCCCTCCAGGTGGAGGAGGTGGGCCCCGAGGTCTTTGAGCTTAGGGGCCGGGGGGAGCTTCACCTGGCCATCCTCCTGGAAACCATGCGCCGGGAGGGCTACGAGTTCAGCGTGGGCCAGCCCCGGGTGCTCACCAAAGACGGCCTCGAGCCCTACGAGCTCCTGGTGGTGGAGGTGCCCCAGGACCGCTTTGGCAGCGTGATGGAGGCCTTAGGGGCCCGGCGGGCGGAGATGGTCCACATGGAGGTGGGCGAAAGGGTGCGGGCGGAGTTCGTCATCCCAGCCCGGGCCCTTTTCGGCTTCCGTAGCCTCTTCCTCTCCCTTACCGGGGGAGAAGGCCTCCTGAGCCACACCTTCCACGGCTACGGCCCCGAGGCCGGCCCCATTCCCACCCGCACCACGGGAAGCGCCGTGGCCATGGAGGCGGGGGTGGCCACCGCCTACAGCCTGAACCGCCTGCAGGAGCGGGTGCAGTTTTTCATTGAGCCGGGCACCGAGGTCTACGTGGGCATGATCGTGGGGGAGCACGTGCGGGAAAACGACCTGGACGTGAACGTCACCCTCGCCAAGAAGCTCACCAACGTGCGTGCCGCCGGCTCCGACGAGAACATCCGCCTCACCCCCCCGAGACGGCTCTCCCTGGAGGAGGCCCTGGCGTTTTTGGCGGAGGACGAGCTCCTGGAGGTGACCCCCAAGAGCCTGCGCCTGCGCAAGAAGGTGCTGGATCCCTCAACACGGAAGCGCCTGGTGGGCCGCTAA
- a CDS encoding NUDIX hydrolase encodes MELGAGGVVFNGRKEVLLLRDRMGFWVFPKGHPEPGESLEAAAVREVWEEAGIRAEILLLLFPTRYVNPKGVEREVHWFLMRGEGEPRLEPGMTGAGWFSPEEARGLLSFPEDLRLLEVALERLPL; translated from the coding sequence ATGGAGCTAGGGGCGGGGGGCGTGGTCTTCAACGGGAGGAAAGAGGTGCTCCTCCTGCGCGACCGCATGGGCTTCTGGGTCTTCCCCAAGGGACACCCCGAGCCGGGGGAGAGCCTCGAGGCGGCAGCGGTGCGGGAGGTCTGGGAGGAAGCCGGGATCCGGGCGGAGATCCTCCTGCTCCTCTTCCCCACCCGCTACGTGAACCCCAAGGGGGTGGAGCGGGAGGTGCACTGGTTCCTCATGCGGGGGGAGGGGGAGCCCAGGCTGGAGCCGGGGATGACCGGGGCGGGCTGGTTCAGCCCCGAGGAGGCCCGGGGCCTTCTCTCCTTCCCCGAGGACCTCAGGCTTTTGGAGGTGGCCCTTGAGCGTCTACCGCTTTGA
- a CDS encoding ABC transporter ATP-binding protein: MEALRLEGLGKRYGRKPILEKINLSVRPGEVYALAGPNGSGKTTLIRLVTGLAFPSEGRALLLGEDVHQTPQARRHLGAVVEAPAAFYPYLTGRENLRMRAYLAGVKEEGRITEVLARLRLLAVADQKVGSYSLGQRQRLGLAAAILHRPRVLVLDEPTSGLDPEGVELVHGLLQELAREGVAVLLSTHHLQEVSAYAHKVGILGGGRLLDEVVLEGREVFRLEAHPLEGALALLKTLPQVASARMQGGAILFEGSPEVVLQALLKEGYRVQALGPQRFDLMAYYQERVKHA; the protein is encoded by the coding sequence ATGGAAGCCCTGAGGCTAGAGGGCCTGGGCAAGCGCTACGGGCGCAAGCCCATCCTGGAGAAGATAAACCTCTCTGTGCGCCCCGGGGAGGTCTACGCCCTGGCAGGACCCAACGGCTCGGGCAAGACTACCCTTATACGCCTGGTCACCGGCCTGGCCTTTCCCAGCGAGGGAAGGGCCCTCCTCCTGGGGGAGGACGTGCACCAAACCCCCCAGGCCCGGCGCCACCTGGGGGCGGTGGTGGAGGCTCCGGCCGCCTTCTATCCCTACCTCACGGGCCGGGAGAACCTCAGGATGCGGGCCTATCTGGCCGGGGTGAAGGAGGAAGGCCGAATCACGGAGGTACTGGCTCGCTTAAGGCTCCTCGCCGTGGCCGACCAGAAGGTGGGAAGCTATTCCCTGGGCCAGCGCCAGCGCCTGGGCCTGGCGGCGGCCATCCTCCACCGGCCCAGGGTCCTGGTCCTGGACGAGCCCACCAGCGGCCTCGACCCCGAAGGGGTGGAGCTGGTCCACGGCCTCCTGCAGGAGCTGGCCCGGGAGGGGGTGGCGGTCCTCCTTTCCACCCACCACCTGCAGGAGGTGAGCGCCTACGCCCACAAGGTGGGCATCCTGGGAGGGGGCAGGCTTCTGGACGAGGTGGTCCTGGAGGGACGGGAGGTCTTCCGCCTCGAGGCCCACCCCCTGGAAGGCGCCTTGGCCCTCCTGAAGACCCTTCCCCAGGTGGCCTCGGCCCGGATGCAGGGCGGGGCCATCCTCTTTGAGGGGAGCCCCGAAGTGGTCCTGCAAGCCCTCCTCAAGGAGGGCTACCGGGTGCAGGCCCTGGGACCCCAGCGCTTTGACCTCATGGCCTACTACCAGGAGAGGGTGAAGCATGCTTAG
- a CDS encoding DUF1028 domain-containing protein: MVVATFSLVARDPETGDLGVAVASKFLAVGAVVPFARAGVGAIATQSYANPRFGPQGLALLEQGASPEGVLEAFRRTDPGLERRQFGLVSAKGEALTFTGAECHPWAGGLSGEGYAAQGNLLSGPEVVEAMVETFLREEGTPFPERLLLALKAGEVAGGDKRGKQSAALLVVGEGKGYGGLWDRYIDLRADDHPEPVDELFRLLSLHRLLFERPREKRPLTEEEVRWLQRVLRAQGLYAGEAHGVFDRATEEALLALVGMENLEERYGGGPEVDEATLAYLKERYPWS, translated from the coding sequence ATGGTGGTGGCCACCTTCTCCCTGGTGGCCCGGGACCCGGAAACGGGGGACCTGGGCGTGGCCGTGGCCAGCAAGTTCCTGGCGGTGGGGGCGGTGGTGCCCTTCGCCCGGGCAGGGGTGGGGGCCATCGCCACCCAGTCCTACGCCAACCCCCGCTTTGGGCCGCAGGGCCTTGCCCTTCTGGAGCAGGGGGCGAGCCCGGAAGGGGTCCTGGAAGCCTTCCGCCGCACCGACCCCGGGCTGGAGCGGCGCCAGTTCGGCCTGGTGAGCGCCAAGGGCGAGGCCCTCACCTTCACCGGGGCGGAGTGCCACCCCTGGGCCGGGGGGCTTTCCGGAGAGGGGTACGCTGCCCAGGGAAACCTCCTCTCGGGTCCCGAGGTGGTGGAGGCCATGGTGGAGACTTTTTTGCGGGAAGAGGGCACTCCCTTTCCCGAGAGGCTTCTCTTGGCGCTCAAGGCGGGGGAGGTGGCGGGAGGGGATAAGCGGGGCAAGCAGTCCGCGGCGCTTCTTGTGGTGGGGGAAGGAAAAGGGTACGGGGGGCTTTGGGACCGCTACATCGACCTCCGGGCCGACGACCACCCCGAGCCCGTGGACGAGCTCTTCCGCCTCCTCTCCCTTCACCGCCTCCTCTTTGAAAGGCCCCGGGAAAAGCGCCCCCTCACCGAGGAGGAGGTGCGCTGGCTGCAGAGGGTCCTCCGGGCCCAGGGGCTTTATGCGGGGGAGGCCCACGGGGTCTTTGACCGGGCCACGGAGGAGGCCCTTTTGGCCCTCGTGGGCATGGAGAACCTGGAAGAGCGCTACGGGGGAGGCCCGGAGGTGGACGAGGCCACCTTGGCCTACCTGAAGGAGAGGTACCCATGGAGCTAG
- a CDS encoding CaiB/BaiF CoA transferase family protein, with protein MRPLSGIKVLDLSRVLAGPLCTMILADLGAEVIKVEPPWGDETRGWGPPFAKGESAYFLSVNRGKKSLALDLKALEGQEAVRKLAQRADVLVENFKTGDLKRYRLDYESLRELNPRLVYLSITGFGHTGPRAQEPGYDAALQGYTGIMSVTGEPEGPPMKVGVAWIDVMTGMMGAVAVLAALYERERSGLGQHIDLSLFDVGLFALANLGESYLLTGRPPGRLGNAHAQIVPYGAFPAADGWLVLAVGNDEQFRRLCQVLELPGLWERFPQNAQRVEHRREVVEAVSAALKTRPRGYWLERFKEAGIPAAPVNNLAEAFQDPQAQAREAVWTLSHPLLGALPTLASPLRFLSRTPAGPSLPPPLLGEHTEAVLREAGYTPEEVARLVEKGVVRIQAKERQ; from the coding sequence ATGAGGCCCCTTTCCGGCATCAAGGTCCTGGACCTCTCCCGGGTGCTGGCCGGGCCCCTTTGCACCATGATCCTGGCCGACCTGGGAGCGGAGGTGATCAAGGTGGAACCCCCCTGGGGGGACGAGACCCGGGGCTGGGGCCCCCCCTTTGCCAAGGGGGAAAGCGCCTACTTCCTCTCCGTCAACCGGGGTAAAAAGAGCCTGGCCCTGGACCTCAAGGCCCTCGAGGGCCAGGAGGCGGTGCGGAAGCTGGCCCAAAGGGCCGACGTGCTGGTGGAGAACTTCAAAACCGGGGACCTCAAGCGGTACCGCCTGGACTACGAAAGCCTGCGGGAGCTTAACCCCCGCCTGGTCTACCTCTCCATCACCGGCTTCGGCCACACGGGCCCGAGGGCCCAGGAACCGGGGTATGACGCCGCCTTACAGGGCTACACCGGCATCATGTCCGTGACCGGGGAACCGGAAGGCCCCCCCATGAAGGTGGGGGTGGCCTGGATCGACGTGATGACGGGGATGATGGGGGCGGTGGCAGTCCTGGCCGCCCTGTACGAGCGGGAGCGAAGCGGCTTGGGGCAGCACATCGACCTCTCCCTCTTCGACGTGGGCCTCTTTGCCCTGGCGAACCTGGGGGAGAGCTACCTCCTCACGGGTAGGCCCCCGGGACGCTTGGGCAACGCCCACGCCCAGATCGTGCCCTACGGGGCCTTCCCCGCGGCGGACGGCTGGCTGGTGCTGGCGGTGGGCAACGACGAGCAGTTCCGGCGGCTCTGCCAGGTGCTGGAGCTGCCCGGGCTTTGGGAGCGCTTCCCGCAAAACGCCCAGAGGGTGGAACACCGCAGGGAGGTGGTGGAGGCGGTTTCCGCCGCCCTCAAGACCCGCCCCCGCGGATACTGGCTGGAAAGGTTCAAGGAGGCGGGCATTCCCGCCGCCCCCGTGAACAACCTGGCCGAGGCCTTCCAGGACCCCCAGGCCCAGGCCCGGGAAGCGGTCTGGACCCTTAGCCACCCCCTCTTGGGCGCCCTTCCCACCCTGGCGAGCCCCTTGCGCTTCCTGTCCCGAACGCCCGCAGGCCCCTCCCTTCCCCCACCCCTTTTGGGGGAGCACACGGAGGCGGTGCTGAGGGAAGCAGGCTATACGCCGGAGGAGGTGGCCCGGCTTGTGGAAAAGGGTGTGGTCCGCATCCAAGCCAAGGAAAGGCAGTGA
- a CDS encoding replication-associated recombination protein A, producing MGRMEPLAERLRPRSLDEVLGQPHLTGPRGLLRRMLESRRLASMVLFGPPGTGKTTLARLLAEGVGKPFLHISAVEAGLKEVRQAVERARREGGLVLFLDEVHRFNKAQQDALLPHLESGLLTLIGATAENPAFELTPALRSRLRFFPLRPLSETDLLTLLKKALTDPRGLPGTPYEEGALRLLAQAAGGDARFALNTLELAASFGRVDEESVREALGSERFAMDRGGDHFYDLVSALHKSLRGSHVDASLYYLARLLKAGADPRYLARRLIRVAAEDVGLADPLALRLAVAAKEAYEALGSPEGELALVEAAIYLALAPKSNSVYAAWQRAEAAAKAHPEAPVPLHLRNAPTPLAKALGHGRGYAYYHEDKEGSFAQAYLPEGLEGLRLYEATGEGWEERVRERLKALRERFRATP from the coding sequence ATGGGGAGGATGGAGCCCTTGGCCGAGCGCCTTAGGCCCCGCTCCCTGGATGAGGTCCTGGGCCAGCCCCACCTCACGGGGCCAAGGGGACTCCTGCGGCGGATGCTGGAGAGCAGGAGGCTCGCCTCCATGGTCCTCTTCGGCCCCCCGGGGACGGGCAAGACCACCCTGGCCCGCCTCCTGGCCGAGGGGGTAGGCAAGCCCTTCTTGCACATCTCCGCGGTGGAGGCGGGGCTCAAGGAGGTGCGGCAAGCGGTGGAGAGGGCCCGGCGGGAAGGCGGACTGGTCCTTTTCCTGGACGAGGTCCACCGCTTCAACAAGGCCCAGCAGGACGCCCTCCTGCCCCACCTGGAATCGGGCCTCCTCACCCTCATCGGGGCCACCGCGGAAAACCCTGCCTTTGAGCTCACCCCTGCCCTCCGCTCCCGCCTCCGCTTCTTCCCCTTAAGACCCCTTTCCGAAACGGACCTCCTCACCCTCCTCAAGAAGGCCCTCACGGACCCCCGGGGCCTCCCCGGCACCCCCTACGAGGAGGGGGCCTTGAGGTTGCTGGCCCAGGCCGCTGGGGGCGATGCCCGCTTCGCCCTCAACACCTTGGAGCTCGCCGCCAGCTTCGGACGGGTGGACGAGGAGAGCGTCCGGGAGGCCCTGGGTTCGGAGCGCTTCGCCATGGACCGGGGTGGGGACCACTTCTACGACCTGGTCTCCGCCCTCCATAAAAGCCTTCGGGGAAGCCATGTGGACGCAAGCCTTTACTACCTGGCCAGGCTCCTTAAGGCCGGAGCCGATCCCCGCTACCTGGCCCGCCGCCTCATCCGGGTGGCGGCGGAGGACGTGGGCCTGGCCGACCCCCTGGCCTTAAGGCTCGCTGTGGCCGCCAAGGAGGCCTACGAGGCCTTGGGGAGCCCGGAAGGGGAGCTTGCCCTGGTGGAGGCCGCCATCTACCTGGCCCTGGCCCCCAAGTCCAACAGCGTCTACGCCGCCTGGCAAAGGGCGGAAGCAGCGGCCAAGGCCCACCCCGAGGCCCCCGTGCCCCTCCACCTTAGAAACGCCCCCACCCCTCTGGCCAAGGCCCTGGGCCACGGCCGAGGCTACGCCTACTACCACGAGGACAAGGAGGGGAGCTTCGCCCAGGCCTACCTGCCGGAGGGCCTCGAGGGCCTCCGCCTCTATGAAGCCACCGGGGAAGGCTGGGAAGAGCGGGTGCGGGAAAGGCTCAAGGCCCTACGGGAGCGGTTCAGGGCTACCCCTTGA
- a CDS encoding carbohydrate ABC transporter permease: MVRGLRHLFVFLVLLFVLLPFLWMAYAAFMPKEAVYSGELFSQVGFSLENVRGLSREGFWERLLFSLGLSSGVVILQLLTALLAAYALRAGLGLLPFYLVLMAIPAELLLVPLYGILKGLSLLDTVWALVLPFAASPFVVYLVYQAMRAVPEELLEAARLDGAGHRVLLFQILFPLVRPTLVAAGVLAFAAHWNLVLYPRVVVSDPRFWTLQTWLTDLQRKYPTDWGLLSAAALFSVLPIILLYLAFERRGVATFEEGLKG; encoded by the coding sequence GTGGTCCGGGGCTTGCGGCACCTCTTCGTCTTCCTGGTCCTCCTCTTCGTCCTCCTCCCCTTCCTCTGGATGGCCTACGCCGCCTTCATGCCCAAGGAGGCGGTGTATTCCGGGGAGCTTTTCTCCCAGGTGGGCTTCAGCCTGGAGAACGTGCGGGGCCTGTCCCGGGAAGGCTTCTGGGAGCGGCTCCTCTTCTCCCTGGGGCTCTCCTCGGGGGTGGTGATCCTCCAGCTCCTCACCGCCCTCCTGGCGGCCTACGCCCTGCGGGCGGGGCTGGGGCTTCTCCCCTTCTACCTGGTGCTCATGGCCATCCCGGCGGAGCTCCTCTTGGTGCCCCTTTACGGCATCCTGAAGGGGCTTTCCCTTCTGGACACCGTCTGGGCCTTGGTCCTGCCCTTTGCCGCCAGCCCCTTTGTCGTCTACCTGGTCTACCAGGCCATGCGCGCCGTGCCCGAGGAACTTCTGGAAGCGGCCCGGCTGGACGGGGCGGGGCACCGGGTGCTTCTTTTCCAGATCCTTTTCCCCTTGGTGCGGCCCACCCTGGTGGCGGCAGGCGTCCTGGCCTTTGCCGCCCACTGGAACCTGGTGCTTTACCCCCGGGTGGTGGTCTCGGACCCAAGGTTTTGGACCCTGCAGACCTGGCTCACGGACCTGCAGCGCAAGTACCCCACGGACTGGGGCCTGCTCTCGGCGGCGGCCCTCTTTTCCGTGCTCCCCATTATCCTCCTCTACCTGGCCTTCGAACGGCGGGGGGTGGCCACCTTTGAGGAGGGGCTCAAGGGGTAG